From Novipirellula artificiosorum, the proteins below share one genomic window:
- a CDS encoding class I SAM-dependent methyltransferase: protein MNVDEILRNNRRVYDAMADAGNPLCQPATEAELANPLATLDPCGWLGGSLQGSHVLCLAAGGGRQSSLYAAAGASVTVVDLSGAMLELDRKMATERGWKVRLFETSMENLQMLRNAEFDLVVQPVSTCYVPEIQPVFRQVARVLRGRGLYISQHKNPVSLQSDLEPQHDQLYRLQHPYYRQTPLPAPQSMTPAGRRLRESGATEFLHRWEQIVGGMCRSGFVIEDLVEPVHADPQAVPGSFGHRAKYVAPYLRIKARRVEGSGDLAAAPCADSSGSRLWLPEN from the coding sequence ATGAACGTTGACGAGATCTTACGAAATAACCGCCGCGTCTACGACGCGATGGCGGATGCGGGGAACCCACTCTGCCAACCGGCCACGGAGGCGGAATTGGCCAACCCGCTGGCGACGCTCGATCCTTGTGGATGGCTCGGTGGTTCGCTGCAGGGATCGCACGTGCTTTGTTTGGCAGCCGGCGGCGGTCGACAAAGTTCATTGTATGCCGCTGCGGGCGCTTCCGTCACCGTCGTGGACCTGAGCGGGGCGATGTTGGAGCTGGATCGAAAGATGGCGACCGAGCGGGGTTGGAAGGTTCGTCTGTTTGAGACCTCGATGGAAAACCTGCAAATGCTGCGAAATGCCGAGTTTGATCTCGTCGTTCAGCCGGTCAGCACCTGTTACGTGCCAGAGATTCAGCCTGTTTTTCGCCAGGTCGCTCGCGTGCTCCGAGGCCGAGGACTCTACATCAGCCAGCATAAAAACCCCGTCAGTTTGCAGAGTGACCTCGAACCTCAACACGATCAATTGTATCGCTTGCAGCATCCCTATTACCGCCAAACGCCTCTTCCGGCCCCCCAATCGATGACCCCGGCGGGGCGGCGACTCAGGGAGTCGGGTGCAACCGAGTTTCTGCATCGATGGGAGCAGATCGTCGGAGGGATGTGCCGCAGCGGTTTTGTGATCGAAGACTTGGTTGAACCGGTTCATGCCGACCCGCAAGCGGTGCCGGGATCGTTTGGGCATCGTGCGAAGTACGTTGCGCCGTATCTGAGAATCAAGGCGAGACGGGTCGAGGGCAGCGGGGATCTTGCGGCGGCCCCGTGCGCAGACTCGAGTGGATCACGGTTGTGGCTGCCAGAGAACTGA
- a CDS encoding PQQ-binding-like beta-propeller repeat protein: protein MIKPIRNLALLLTICFAFATARADWPSWRGPFGHGSTDGGNYPTRLDDGTLLWQADLPGKGCSTPIVLDQTIFVTAPVDGQDAVLAFDWSGTRLWATTFGNEILGKHRNGSGCNASPVTDGSGVFAYFKSGTLAAVNLDGSVRWETNLTERFGEDNRFWDHGSSPVLTNKHVIMARMHAGDSWVAAFDKENGELAWKVDRTYKTPREADQCYTTPLVIDYQGNEAILVWGAQHLTLHDADDGKVVWSCGGFNPDQHELWPAIATPVILEEMIVICYGRNDRREPRMFGVALSGQGDVSETNHVWQRDDISAFVPSPAAHQGLVYIVRDRGEIECIAPATGKSIWSDAFPKHRTSYYASPVIVGDYLYAPREDGVVMVASIANNQFELLSENALNEPVIGSPVPVDHRILIRGENHLYCFVTK from the coding sequence GTGATAAAACCAATCCGCAACCTTGCGTTACTGTTGACCATTTGTTTTGCTTTCGCAACCGCTCGGGCCGATTGGCCGAGTTGGCGCGGGCCGTTTGGCCACGGTAGCACCGACGGTGGCAACTATCCGACCCGCTTGGATGATGGCACGTTGTTGTGGCAAGCCGATTTGCCGGGCAAAGGCTGTTCCACGCCGATTGTCCTGGACCAGACGATTTTTGTTACCGCGCCGGTCGATGGCCAGGATGCGGTTTTGGCGTTCGATTGGTCGGGAACACGGCTTTGGGCCACCACGTTTGGAAATGAAATACTGGGGAAACACCGCAACGGCTCGGGCTGCAACGCGTCACCGGTAACCGACGGCTCGGGAGTGTTTGCCTATTTCAAGAGTGGGACACTCGCAGCTGTCAATTTGGATGGCTCGGTTCGCTGGGAAACCAACTTGACCGAGCGGTTCGGTGAGGACAATCGGTTTTGGGATCACGGTTCGTCCCCTGTCTTGACGAACAAACACGTGATCATGGCTCGCATGCACGCAGGCGATTCTTGGGTCGCAGCGTTCGACAAAGAAAACGGCGAGTTAGCATGGAAAGTGGATCGAACCTACAAAACGCCCCGTGAAGCCGATCAGTGCTACACGACGCCGTTGGTCATCGACTACCAGGGAAACGAAGCGATCTTGGTGTGGGGCGCCCAGCATTTAACGCTACATGACGCTGACGACGGAAAGGTCGTTTGGTCGTGCGGTGGCTTCAATCCCGACCAACACGAGTTGTGGCCAGCGATTGCAACGCCGGTCATTCTGGAAGAGATGATCGTGATCTGCTATGGCCGAAACGACCGGCGTGAACCCCGAATGTTTGGGGTCGCTCTTTCTGGCCAGGGTGATGTGAGCGAAACCAATCATGTCTGGCAGCGTGATGACATCAGCGCGTTCGTTCCGAGTCCCGCAGCCCACCAAGGGCTCGTCTACATTGTCCGTGATCGAGGTGAAATTGAATGCATCGCCCCGGCCACCGGTAAGTCGATTTGGAGCGATGCGTTTCCCAAACATCGGACATCGTATTATGCGTCGCCCGTGATCGTGGGCGACTACCTCTATGCGCCGCGCGAAGACGGGGTGGTCATGGTTGCTTCGATTGCCAATAACCAATTCGAGTTGCTATCAGAAAACGCGTTGAACGAGCCGGTCATCGGGTCACCCGTGCCGGTGGATCATCGCATTCTGATTCGTGGCGAAAATCACCTCTATTGCTTTGTGACCAAATAG
- a CDS encoding NUDIX domain-containing protein, translated as MTKKQGMSATQSEVPIEQAHRFCPSCGVKNPHVGRVPFRCPECAFANFFGPVAAVGALVTNDQGQLLLVRRARDPGQGKWGLPGGFVDRDETIEDALAREVYEETQLTLAQRHLMMTHPNHYHYGGIIVSVIDLFFVCKAEDDTVIRLETSELTEFRWVDATSELFGQMAFESNRIAIDRWVATTTT; from the coding sequence ATGACGAAGAAGCAGGGAATGTCGGCGACCCAGAGCGAGGTACCGATTGAGCAAGCACATCGCTTCTGTCCTTCCTGTGGCGTAAAGAACCCGCATGTCGGCAGGGTTCCGTTTCGTTGTCCCGAGTGTGCGTTCGCAAATTTCTTTGGCCCCGTCGCTGCGGTGGGGGCCTTGGTCACGAATGACCAGGGGCAACTGCTGTTGGTTCGGCGAGCTCGGGATCCAGGTCAAGGAAAATGGGGGCTCCCAGGCGGTTTTGTCGATCGCGACGAGACGATCGAAGATGCGTTAGCGCGAGAGGTCTACGAAGAAACGCAGCTGACCCTTGCACAGCGACACTTGATGATGACGCACCCCAATCACTATCACTACGGTGGCATCATCGTCTCGGTAATCGATCTCTTCTTTGTCTGCAAAGCCGAGGACGACACCGTCATTCGGCTCGAAACGTCCGAGCTAACGGAATTTCGTTGGGTGGACGCAACATCGGAGCTGTTCGGCCAAATGGCTTTCGAGTCCAACCGGATCGCCATCGACCGCTGGGTGGCGACGACCACGACCTAA